In the genome of Vibrio sp. 16, one region contains:
- a CDS encoding YceI family protein, with product MKKTLFATGLAMVMALPFGASAADYVIDTKGAHASVNFKVSHLGYSFIKGRFNKFDGEFSYDPANVAASKVTVNVDTRSLDSNHAERDKHIRSSDFIDASKFSTATFKSTSVVDKGDGNLEVTGDLSLHGVTKPITIDAEFIGAGQDPWGGQRAGFYGTTRLELADFNIAVMGTSSYVDMELHVEGIQK from the coding sequence ATGAAAAAAACGTTATTTGCTACAGGACTGGCTATGGTGATGGCACTGCCTTTTGGTGCAAGCGCAGCGGACTACGTTATTGATACAAAGGGCGCACACGCGTCAGTAAACTTCAAAGTTAGTCACCTTGGTTATAGTTTCATCAAAGGTCGTTTTAATAAATTTGATGGCGAATTCTCTTACGACCCAGCGAATGTTGCGGCATCGAAGGTGACGGTAAACGTTGACACTCGCAGTTTGGATTCAAACCATGCAGAGCGTGACAAGCACATTCGCAGTTCAGATTTCATTGATGCATCGAAGTTTTCAACCGCTACGTTTAAGAGCACGAGCGTGGTTGACAAAGGCGACGGTAACTTAGAAGTAACAGGTGATCTGAGCCTGCACGGTGTAACTAAGCCAATTACCATCGATGCGGAGTTTATCGGTGCAGGTCAAGACCCATGGGGTGGTCAACGTGCAGGTTTCTACGGCACAACGCGTCTAGAGTTGGCTGATTTCAACATCGCAGTGATGGGTACTTCAAGCTACGTTGATATGGAACTGCATGTAGAAGGTATTCAGAAGTAA